The nucleotide window CGTGTATTTCCGCGTGCTGAAGCATGCTTATCACTACGACGCGTCCCAGATCATTGGGGAGGAGAGACGGCTCCGTCTCCTTTCCGAAGTGTCGGCACAGGTGGAACCAGCCATGGCGGAGGAGGGCATAGAGTCCCTTCAGGAGCTGCTCAGTGAAATCAGCGCGGTAAAGAGCGATATGCTGGATATCAGCCACTATTATTCCAGAACCTGTCCGGAGGACACATTTCGGGAGATCTATCAAGTATATGAGGAGCGGCTGAGAAAAGAGCAGGTAATTGATTTTGACGATATGCTTTCCCTTTGCTTTGAGCTGTTTTCAGCCAGAAAAGATATTCTTTCTGGGTGGCAGAGGAAATACCAATATATCCTCTGTGACGAATTTCAGGATATCAACCGGCTTCAGTATGAAATATTAAAGCTCTTGGCACTGCCGGAGAATAACCTGTTCATAGTGGGGGACGATGATCAGGCCATATACCGGTTCCGGGGAGCCAGACCGGAGCTGATGCTCGGTTTTGAAAAGGAATATCCGGGAGCGGACCGGTATCTGCTGGCGGTGAATTACCGTTCTTCGGAAAAGATCATCCAGGCGGCGGAAAATCTGATCTCCCATAACAAGGTTCGGTTCCGCAAGGAAATTTCCGGAACGGGAAAGGATGGAGGACCTGTTATCCTGGGAAGCTTTCCGGGGACAGGAGAGGAATACGAACGGATTCTGTCCCATATCCGTTCTTACCGGGAAGCCGGCAGGGCTTATGAAGAGATCGCTGTGCTCGTGCGGACGAATACGGGGGCCAGGAAGCTTCTTGGAAAGCTTATGGAATATAATATCCCGTTCCAGACGAGGGATACAGTCCCCTGTCTGTATGACCATTGGACCAGCGGTGACATTTTTGCCTATATCCGGGCGGCTATGGGAGATGAGAGCCGGACTGTCCTCCTGCGGATCATCAACAAGCCCTGCCGTTACATCTCCAGAACTGTATTTTCCGGAAGCAAGGTATCTCTGGATGAAATAGAAGCGATGTATGAAGAAAAGCCATGGATGGCGGAACGAATCCGGTCTCTTCGTGAGGACCTTCGTGCAGTGGGCAGACTTTCTCCTTATCAGGCGGTGGGGTATATCCGAAAAACCATCGGATACGACGGGTATCTGAAAGGATACGCGAAGGAACGGCATTTGGAGGAAAACGGTCTTTTAGAGATTCTGGAGGAGCTTCAGTCGGATGCGGGAGAATACAAAACCTTTGCTGCCTGGTTCAGTCACATGTCTGAATACCGCGAGGAGATGAGACGGCAGAGAGAGAATTCGGCGGCGGATCGCCGCGGAGTGGTGATCTCGACCATACATGGGGCGAAAGGGCTTGAATATCCTGTCGTCTTCCTTCCGGATGTCAACGAACAGGTGATTCCCCATGAAAAGGCCGGTCTTTCGGCGGATGTGGAGGAGGAACGGAGGCTGTTCTATGTGGCGATGACCAGAGCAAAAGAAAAGCTGCACATCTATTCTGTCAAGGAACGCTATGGGAAATCCGCTGTGGTCAGCCGGTTCGTGGATGAGATTAAAAGCCGGAAGGATACCGGCGGATCATAAGGATAAAAAAGGAGGCAGTCTCTTTGGACTATATAATAGACGCATTAAAAGACGGACTTTGGGATACCGTGAAAATGCTGCCTTTCCTGTTTGCTGCATTTTTGATTCTGGAGGTTATAGAGCATTATTCAGAAAAACACAGGAATGGGATGCTCACGCGGATTGGCGGGGCCGGCCCCCTTGTGGGAGCGCTTTTCGGGTGTATTCCCCAGTGCGGATTTTCTGTGGCGGCCGCCAATCTGTATTCCGGCGGAGTGATCACCGTGGGAACGCTTCTGGCAGTGTTCCTTTCCACCTCGGATGAGGCCGTACTTTTGATTCTGGGGAACCCGGGCAACGGAGCAGTGGTGATCCGTCTGCTGGCCATCAAGGTGGTGATAGGAGTTTTGTTTGGATATGCGGTGGATATTTTACTCAGGAAAAGTCCGATGAAACGAAAACAGCTGGGAAATATCTGTGATCACTGCGGATGCGAAGAGGAAGGCGGCGTCCTGAGAGCGGCTGTCCGTCACACCATACAGATTTTTCTTTATCTGCTTCTGTTTAATTGTGTCCTGAATCTTCTGCTGGAAGCGGTCGGCATCGAGACCTTATCCCGTATATTAATGAAGGATTCTCTGTTTCAGCCGGTGCTGGCCGGACTCGTAGGATTGATCCCGAACTGCGCCGCATCTGTGGCACTGACGGAGCTTTATCTGAGCGGAGTCTTGAGCTTTGGCTCTGTGATCGCGGGACTTTGCGCCAGTGCGGGGATTGGACTCGCGGTGCTTTTCCGCGTGAATAAAAATGGAAAAGAAAATCTGAAGATCCTGGGAATCTTGTTTTTATGTTCCATAATCGCGGGAATGCTTTTGCAGGCGGTGATGTGACTGGACAGATAAATCGCGCGGGAAAATGCTTCCATTTATGGAATTAATGAAATTGAAGGGAATATTTAAGGGAAAATTCAGATATTTTAATAGGGGTTTTATGCTATACTTAGGGTGCCGGCAGGAAAGGCGCCCTTTTTGGCGCCTTAGATAAATAGAACATAAAGCGTATAGAAGGATAAGACAAAGGAGAAAGGCAGGGGTTTCGATGAGGGAGGAACGGGTCAGAAAGATTACGATCGCAGCGGGAATCATTCTTGTGATAATATTATTGGCCATGTTTGTAAAATCTGTGGTGTTTTCTGGGAATAGCAGGCAGACGGAGGGCGGAGACGGCCCAGGCATCAAAACTACGGGCAGTCAGGGGAAGACGGGAGATTCCAGTCAGCCGGTTTATATTGACGCCGGAGGAAAACGGGTCATTCAGTGGGAGAAGATAGAAGTTCCGGATTGGATAGAGAGGGACCTTCTTCCGACCAATGAATATTCCAGACCGGGTACGGCTCTGGACGATGTGGACGGCATAGTGGTCCATTATACGGCAAATCCCGGCACCACCGCCAAGCAGAACCGGAATTATTTCGCGGGCCTGGCAGATGGGAGCTCCGGCACCTATGCCAGCAGCCATTTTATCATCGACACGGACGGTACGATTCTCCAATGTGTTCCCATGAGTGAAGTGGCATACGCTTCCAATGACAGGAACAGCAACACCATCTCCATTGAGTGCTGCCATGAGGACGAGAGCGGAAAATTTACGAAGGCTACTTATCAGTCTCTGGTGAAATTGACCGCATGGCTGGCTGATACCTATCTGATCGATACGGAGGATATCATCCGCCATTACGATATAACAGGAAAAATCTGCCCCAAATATTTTGTGGATCATGAAGATAAATGGGAGAAATTTTTAAAAGAGGTGGACAAGTCCAGATAATATGCTATAATCGGGGAGGAACTGAAAACGCATTGTATCCAGCGGCTCCGGAACGTCAGGCGATCCGGGAAGCGGAACAGTAGCAGGAGGAAAAATGAATACTTCGGTAAAAACCCGGAACATGGTCTTGACTGCGGTCATAGCAGCCATTATCATTCTGATGGCCTTCGTGCCTTACGTAGGCTACATCAACCTTGTGGTCATAAAGGCCACTCTGATCCATGTACCCGTCATTATCGGATCCGTAGTCTTAGGACCGAAAAAGGGCGCGTTTCTTGGATTTATCTTTGGGCTCACCAGCCTGATCAACAACACCTTTAATCCCAGTCTTTTGTCATTTGCGTTCTCGCCTTTTTATTCCGGAGGCAACCTATGGAGCCTTTTGATCTGCTTTGTCCCCCGGATTTTAGTAGGGGTGTTTCCCTATTTTGTGTTTAAGGGCATCATGATGCTGGGGAAGGGAAAGAAGTCCATGGAATATGTAGCTTTGCCCGCAGCAGGCGTGGTAGGAGCTTTGACCAATACCCTGCTGGTGATGAACCTGATTTATTTTTGCTTTGTGGAACAGTTCGCTGCCGCAAAGGAAATCGCGGTCGGTGCAGTATATCAGGTGATCATAGGGATCGTTATAGCCAACGGAGTGCCGGAA belongs to Qiania dongpingensis and includes:
- a CDS encoding ATP-dependent helicase is translated as MLKQPLSEQSQLNSYQKMAVSHKEGPALVLAGPGSGKTLVITHRIRMLIEEYGVAPEHILVITFTRAAATQMKTRFEELMEGQHLPVTFGTFHSVYFRVLKHAYHYDASQIIGEERRLRLLSEVSAQVEPAMAEEGIESLQELLSEISAVKSDMLDISHYYSRTCPEDTFREIYQVYEERLRKEQVIDFDDMLSLCFELFSARKDILSGWQRKYQYILCDEFQDINRLQYEILKLLALPENNLFIVGDDDQAIYRFRGARPELMLGFEKEYPGADRYLLAVNYRSSEKIIQAAENLISHNKVRFRKEISGTGKDGGPVILGSFPGTGEEYERILSHIRSYREAGRAYEEIAVLVRTNTGARKLLGKLMEYNIPFQTRDTVPCLYDHWTSGDIFAYIRAAMGDESRTVLLRIINKPCRYISRTVFSGSKVSLDEIEAMYEEKPWMAERIRSLREDLRAVGRLSPYQAVGYIRKTIGYDGYLKGYAKERHLEENGLLEILEELQSDAGEYKTFAAWFSHMSEYREEMRRQRENSAADRRGVVISTIHGAKGLEYPVVFLPDVNEQVIPHEKAGLSADVEEERRLFYVAMTRAKEKLHIYSVKERYGKSAVVSRFVDEIKSRKDTGGS
- a CDS encoding putative manganese transporter: MDYIIDALKDGLWDTVKMLPFLFAAFLILEVIEHYSEKHRNGMLTRIGGAGPLVGALFGCIPQCGFSVAAANLYSGGVITVGTLLAVFLSTSDEAVLLILGNPGNGAVVIRLLAIKVVIGVLFGYAVDILLRKSPMKRKQLGNICDHCGCEEEGGVLRAAVRHTIQIFLYLLLFNCVLNLLLEAVGIETLSRILMKDSLFQPVLAGLVGLIPNCAASVALTELYLSGVLSFGSVIAGLCASAGIGLAVLFRVNKNGKENLKILGILFLCSIIAGMLLQAVM
- a CDS encoding peptidoglycan recognition protein family protein translates to MREERVRKITIAAGIILVIILLAMFVKSVVFSGNSRQTEGGDGPGIKTTGSQGKTGDSSQPVYIDAGGKRVIQWEKIEVPDWIERDLLPTNEYSRPGTALDDVDGIVVHYTANPGTTAKQNRNYFAGLADGSSGTYASSHFIIDTDGTILQCVPMSEVAYASNDRNSNTISIECCHEDESGKFTKATYQSLVKLTAWLADTYLIDTEDIIRHYDITGKICPKYFVDHEDKWEKFLKEVDKSR
- a CDS encoding ECF transporter S component; translated protein: MNTSVKTRNMVLTAVIAAIIILMAFVPYVGYINLVVIKATLIHVPVIIGSVVLGPKKGAFLGFIFGLTSLINNTFNPSLLSFAFSPFYSGGNLWSLLICFVPRILVGVFPYFVFKGIMMLGKGKKSMEYVALPAAGVVGALTNTLLVMNLIYFCFVEQFAAAKEIAVGAVYQVIIGIVIANGVPEAIVALVLTMALGKVLLHFNFSR